A window of the Thalassophryne amazonica chromosome 11, fThaAma1.1, whole genome shotgun sequence genome harbors these coding sequences:
- the zic6 gene encoding zic family member 6: protein MQMIFSRCMLHWFFRRSQPKNMTSLSRFSGCPLSCVNPGESNTEPSVVLPPLAGEHMGHPTGSSLKLCPSHNLRDYPETRSSAYVDHSVPTFADSGYHSSPRGIFIGATLPGAGMPPVTDHQLASRANQHGGIGRYRDLPGCRDNRSQAFFSSYQEQAHGSAEAAKRDLGSQMTLGLPGDLLTRTHPYGQAVHPKGNNQHHHHHHHHHHYQQQQQQLVTQFLDLYNPLNMAFQQRGGGDAFLRCPKQTVKHELVCKWSDGQEGAGKVPCSRAFGSMYELVTHVTVEHVGGPDPSEYVCHWENCARDRKPFKAKYKLVNHVRVHTGEKPFPCPFHGCEKVFARSENLKIHKRTHTGEKPFKCDFEGCNRRFANSSDRKKHSHVHSSDKPYTCKVRGCDKCYTHPSSLRKHMKLHCSSKAQVHAKDGDARPVGENAAESRSTGAQISPTQPQSSTHDDAPLSPESRDKSTPRSLFHHTFDSSSEYCAHMSQPLLEPLLVQRSSYRSQSSQYPCGQAGHTFAQSARTFSSAPSFQKSLVNGWYTCHSGVDSFPTKQCNNIPTI, encoded by the exons ATGCAGATGATATTTTCTAGGTGTATGCTGCACTGGTTTTTTAGACGCTCACAACCAAAAAACATGACAAGCCTGTCGAGGTTCAGTGGCTGCCCTCTCTCTTGCGTCAACCCCGGGGAGAGCAATACTGAACCCAGCGTGGTGCTGCCACCTTTGGCAGGAGAGCACATGGGACACCCCACTGGCAGTTCCTTAAAACTCTGCCCCTCGCACAATTTGCGAGACTACCCCGAGACGAGGTCCAGTGCATATGTTGACCATTCGGTTCCCACTTTTGCAGACTCTGGATACCACAGCAGCCCTAGGGGCATTTTCATTGGAGCCACCCTCCCTGGAGCCGGCATGCCACCCGTCACTGATCATCAGCTGGCATCAAGAGCAAACCAACATGGCGGGATCGGAAGGTACCGGGACCTTCCCGGCTGCAGAGACAACAGAAGCCAAGCTTTTTTCAGCAGCTACCAGGAGCAGGCCCACGGCTCCGCCGAAGCAGCAAAGCGCGATCTGGGCAGTCAAATGACGCTGGGTTTACCGGGCGACCTTCTTACCCGGACTCACCCTTACGGGCAAGCCGTCCACCCGAAAGGGAACaaccagcatcatcatcatcatcatcatcatcatcattatcagcagcagcagcagcagctcgttACGCAGTTCCTGGATCTGTACAATCCGCTGAACATGGCGTTTCAGCAGCGCGGAGGAGGCGACGCGTTCCTCAGGTGCCCAAAACAAACAGTCAAACACGAGCTGGTGTGCAAGTGGAGCGACGGCCAAGAGGGGGCCGGGAAGGTGCCTTGCTCCAGAGCATTCGGGAGCATGTATGAACTTGTCACTCATGTGACAGTGGAGCATGTCGGAGGACCCGATCCCTCCGAATATGTGTGTCACTGGGAGAACTGTGCGAGGGACAGGAAGCCTTTTAAGGCCAAATACAAACTGGTGAACCACGTCAGGGTGCACACGGGGGAAAAACCGTTTCCCTGCCCCTTTCACGGCTGTGAGAAAGTGTTTGCGAGATCAGAAAATCTAAAGATCCACAAGAGGACTCACACAG GTGAGAAACCGTTTAAATGCGATTTCGAGGGCTGCAACCGGAGGTTCGCGAACAGCAGCGACAGAAAGAAGCACTCTCACGTGCACTCCAGCGACAAACCCTACACGTGCAAAGTCAGGGGCTGCGACAAGTGCTACACCCACCCGAGCTCCCTGCGCAAGCACATGAAGCTCCACTGCAGCAGCAAGGCCCAGGTGCACGCCAAAGACGGGGACGCGCGTCCCGTCGGCGAGAACGCGGCCGAGTCCAGATCAACCGGGGCCCAGATCAGCCCCACTCAGCCCCAGAGCTCCACTCACGATGATGCCCCCCTGTCCCCAGAGAGTCGGGACAAGTCCACCCCGAGGTCACTTTTCCATCACACGTTTGACAGCAGTTCGGAGTACTGCGCACACATGTCGCAGCCCCTCTTGGAGCCTTTGTTGGTGCAGAGGAGCAGTTACAGGTCCCAGTCTTCTCAGTACCCCTGCGGACAGGCGGGTCACACTTTTGCCCAGAGCGCACGGACCTTCTCCTCCGCCCCCTCCTTTCAGAAAAGTCTCGTCAACGGATGGTACACATGCCACAGCGGAGTGGACTCCTTCCCAACAAAGCAGTGTAATAACATCCCGACAATCTGA
- the zic3 gene encoding zinc finger protein ZIC 3, producing MTMLLDSGPQFASLGVGGFGTPRHHEIGNRDPSLGLNPFTDSSHSAAFKISPVAHDIAASQTSAFTPQAGGYAAALGHSHGAQMGSYGGGAFNSTRDFLFRNRSVAEPTAPSAQHGIFAASAGSLHGPPGISDNPGHLLFPGLHDQGVSHNSPSGHVVNSQMHLGLRGDIFGRPDPYRPVASPRTDPYGTQLHNYNHPINMNMGMNVPTHHGPGAFFRYMRQPIKQELSCKWIDENQMNRPKKTCDRTFSTMHEMVTHVSMEHVGGPEQSNHVCFWEDCPREGKSFKAKYKLVNHIRVHTGEKPFPCPFPGCGKIFARSENLKIHKRTHTGEKPFKCEFDGCDRRFANSSDRKKHMHVHTSDKPYICKVCDKSYTHPSSLRKHMKVHESQGSESSPAASSGYESSTPPVLVSASTEDPTKTPPSAIQNTSGHSEGLAPNFNEWYV from the exons ATGACTATGCTTCTAGATAGCGGTCCGCAGTTTGCATCCTTAGGAGTCGGGGGCTTCGGGACGCCGCGGCATCACGAAATCGGGAACAGAGACCCGAGCCTGGGACTGAATCCCTTCACAGATTCCTCCCACTCCGCGGCGTTCAAAATCAGCCCCGTGGCTCACGACATCGCCGCCAGCCAGACATCGGCGTTCACCCCGCAGGCCGGTGGATATGCGGCTGCCCTGGGACACTCTCACGGGGCGCAGATGGGCTCATACGGCGGAGGAGCTTTCAATTCCACGCGGGACTTTCTATTCCGGAACCGGAGTGTAGCGGAACCCACAGCGCCGAGCGCGCAGCATGGAATCTTTGCTGCATCGGCTGGGAGCCTCCACGGGCCGCCCGGCATCAGCGATAACCCCGGACATCTGTTGTTTCCAGGACTTCACGACCAGGGGGTGAGCCACAACTCACCGAGTGGACACGTAGTTAACAGCCAAATGCATCTTGGCTTACGCGGGGACATTTTTGGGAGGCCTGATCCCTACCGTCCGGTCGCGAGTCCTCGGACGGACCCGTACGGGACTCAGCTGCACAACTACAACCACCCGATCAACATGAACATGGGCATGAACGTGCCGACGCACCACGGTCCGGGGGCCTTCTTCAGATACATGAGGCAGCCCATTAAACAAGAATTATCCTGCAAGTGGATAGACGAGAACCAGATGAACAGACCCAAAAAGACCTGCGACAGGACTTTCAGCACCATGCACGAGATGGTCACCCATGTGTCCATGGAGCACGTCGGCGGGCCCGAGCAGAGCAACCACGTCTGCTTCTGGGAGGACTGTCCGCGAGAAGGGAAGTCTTTTAAGGCCAAGTACAAACTGGTCAATCACATCCGCGTGCACACGGGCGAGAAGCCGTTCCCGTGCCCGTTCCCGGGATGTGGAAAAATATTTGCCAGATCGGAGAATTTGAAAATCCACAAAAGAACGCACACAG GTGAGAAGCCGTTTAAGTGTGAATTTGATGGCTGTGACAGACGCTTCGCCAACAGCAGCGACAGGAAAaagcacatgcatgtgcacacgtcGGACAAACCATACATCTGCAAAGTGTGCGACAAGTCCTACACGCACCCCAGCTCTCTCAGGAAACACATGAAG GTCCACGAGTCTCAAGGATCTGAATCCTCTCCAGCAGCAAGTTCTGGATACGAATCATCCACACCGCCTGTTCTGGTTTCAGCCAGCACCGAAGACCCCACAAAAACACCCCCGTCCGCCATCCAGAACACATCCGGACACAGTGAAGGACTGGCACCGAACTTTAACGAATGGTACGTTTGA